From Vitis vinifera cultivar Pinot Noir 40024 chromosome 3, ASM3070453v1, the proteins below share one genomic window:
- the LOC100258826 gene encoding jasmonate-induced oxygenase 2 produces MGEVDPAFIQDTQHRPKLAVIEAEGIPLIDLSSANASNHVSQIADASKNWGFFQVINHGVPSESRRKIEGAARKFFALPLEEKRKVSRDEVNPLGYFDSELTKNVRDWKEVFDFVVSTPTVIPVSPDPDDKELKELTNQWPQYPPELREVCEEYAREMEKLAFKLLGLISLSLGLPENRFNLFFEESTNFIRLKHYPPCPIPHLALGVGRHKDGGALTILAQDDVGGLEVKRKTDGEWIRVKPTPDAYIINVGDIIQAWSNDTYESVEHRVTVNSERERFSIPFSFNPGQHVWVKPLEELTKGEKQNYRAYNWGKFFSARRRSNFKKLDVENLQISHFKVSE; encoded by the exons ATGGGAGAGGTCGATCCAGCCTTCATCCAAGACACCCAACATAGGCCTAAGCTCGCTGTTATCGAAGCTGAAGGCATCCCCCTCATTGATCTCTCTTCCGCCAATGCTTCCAACCATGTTTCTCAAATAGCTGACGCATCCAAGAATTGGGGCTTCTTTCAAGTCATCAACCATGGGGTGCCCTCGGAGTCTCGCCGGAAAATTGAGGGTGCGGCGAGGAAATTCTTCGCTCTGCCATTGGAGGAGAAGAGGAAGGTGAGTAGAGATGAGGTGAATCCTTTGGGGTATTTTGATTCGGAGCTTACCAAGAACGTTAGGGACTGGAAGGAAGTCTTTGATTTCGTGGTGTCAACCCCCACCGTGATCCCTGTTTCGCCTGATCCTGACGACAAGGAGCTCAAAGAGCTGACCAATCAGTGGCCTCAGTACCCTCCTGAATTAAG GGAGGTATGTGAAGAGTATGCTAGAGAAATGGAAAAATTAGCTTTCAAGCTATTGGGACTCATCTCGTTGAGTTTAGGTTTGCCGGAAAACAGATTCAATCTTTTCTTTGAAGAATCAACGAACTTCATCCGCCTCAAACACTACCCACCTTGCCCCATCCCTCACCTAGCTCTGGGCGTTGGTCGCCACAAGGATGGCGGAGCCTTAACCATCCTTGCTCAGGATGATGTCGGAGGGTTGGAAGTAAAGCGAAAAACCGATGGAGAATGGATTCGAGTTAAGCCCACCCCAGATGCTTATATCATCAATGTTGGGGATATAATTCAG GCCTGGAGCAATGATACTTATGAAAGTGTGGAGCACAGGGTGACTGTGAATTCAGAGAGGGAAAGGTTTTCGATTCCGTTCTCTTTCAATCCCGGGCAGCATGTTTGGGTGAAGCCCTTGGAGGAGCTGACGAAGGGGGAAAAGCAAAATTACAGAGCATACAACTGGGGAAAGTTCTTTTCTGCGAGAAGGCGCAGCAATTTCAAGAAGCTTGATGTGGAAAACCTCCAAATTTCTCATTTCAAGGTATCAGAGTAA
- the LOC100253676 gene encoding methyl jasmonate esterase 1 codes for MASEGRQANPVKHYVLVHGSCHGAWSWYKIVALLKSSGHKVTALDLAASGINPKQVGDLRSISEYFQPLRDFMESLPADERVVLVGHSLGGLAISQAMEKFPEKVSVAVFVTASMPGPTLNISTLNQESLRRQGPLLDSQFTYDNGPNNPPTTFTFGPLFSSLNVYQLSPTEDLALGTMLMRPLRLFSEEDMSKDLMLSKKYASVKRVFIISEEDKLAKKDFQLWMIEENPPDAVKEIKGSDHMVMMSQPKELWVHLQAIAEKYS; via the exons ATGGCATCAGAGGGGAGACAGGCTAATCCCGTCAAGCACTATGTTCTAGTTCATGGGTCTTGCCATGGTGCCTGGTCTTGGTACAAGATTGTGGCACTACTAAAATCATCTGGCCACAAAGTCACTGCTCTGGACTTGGCTGCTTCTGGAATTAACCCAAAACAAGTGGGTGATCTGCGATCTATTTCTGAGTATTTCCAGCCACTGAGGGACTTCATGGAGTCACTCCCTGCAGATGAAAGGGTGGTTCTCGTTGGACACAGCTTGGGTGGGTTGGCCATTTCTCAGGCCATGGAGAAGTTCCCAGAAAAGGTTTCTGTAGCTGTTTTTGTTACTGCCTCAATGCCTGGTCCCACTCTCAACATTTCCACTCTCAATCAAGAG TCACTCAGGAGACAAGGTCCTCTACTAGACAGCCAGTTCACATATGATAATGGCCCCAACAATCCTCCCACCACTTTCACCTTTGGCCCCTTGTTCTCATCACTGAATGTGTATCAGTTGAGCCCAACTGAG GACTTGGCACTAGGGACTATGTTGATGAGACCCTTACGCTTGTTCAGTGAAGAAGACATGTCAAAGGATCTCATGTTGTCGAAGAAATATGCCTCGGTTAAACGTGTCTTTATTATTTCTGAGGAAGACAAGCTGGCGAAAAAGGATTTTCAACTCTGGATGATCGAAGAAAACCCACCTGATGCTGTTAAAGAGATTAAAGGATCTGATCACATGGTCATGATGTCTCAGCCAAAAGAGCTTTGGGTTCACCTGCAGGCAATTGCTGAGAAGTATTCTTGA